TCCCTGCCATGGCACTTGAACTGATAGCCACAAAAAAAGTGGTTGATTCTTAAAGATAGTAAGTTATATCTTATTTGAATTTATATTCCTAGGATCTAACATAGTACTTACTTGCCACAGTGGTATTCAGAAGACActcagtggatggatggatggatgcatggatggatgcatggatggatgcatggatggataagGAGTGGATGAATGAACATTAGTAGTATTGAGTCACTACAAAGAACTGGTTACAGTAACTATACCTAATATCCGAACAGgtaaaattgtatttttgaaaAAACATATATTCTAAATGAATCCTTTCGTACTTGGTTAATAAAAGAAGACTCTGTTATAAAAGAGTGGGATAGATAAACTAATAGGAAAATAGGAAAGTCTTTGTCATCATTTGCCAGAAATTAATTTCTGCATATGTATTtgcaaaaaatcaaaagaaatcttattttaaatacagtTAATTTTGAATGAAATATATGCAAATGGAATTTTATTATCCCTATATTTAAAGTTTAAGAACAAGTATATTTTCTGCTTAGTTTAAGATTATACCACTGAATCTTTAAGTTGTATGCACTGTGCAGTTAATGAGATAAAAAGCTTTCATTCCATATGCAAGCAATTTCCTTTTTTCCCTAATGTCCATGAGCTTTTTATATTATAGTGTTTCTTTAAAGGCATTTACTATTCTacttaaaaagatattttgttcTAAGTCAATATTTATAGTAGTTTAGAATTAACCCTTAAAAATCCTTCTGGTATGTTCAGACCTTATTGCCTTGTTTTTGTTCAAAAAGTTTGGTAAAGAAGCATGTTTTTCTCATTACTACTCTGGGGAATATAGCTGTGtgaattatttatttgtgtcattAATGAGGAAATTTGGAATAGCCTTTGTAGTGTCTCCTCACTTCCATCAACATCTATGAAGTTTTTAGAGGATGTACATTAATAtggaactattttatttcttatgtgtaatttaaaaacaattttgacaATTTGTTTGCAGTCACACACTGAAAGGAAATGTTAATTTGGTGAATCTGGGTGCAGGTTTTTGTAGTCTTGTTACACTTTTTTCTAGATGTTTGAAAATaagtcaaattaaaaagttaacataattttacaaTCAAATGTTGACTTAGAATCATCGATTATTTACTTTAGAGATCTTTACTTTAGAGATCATCTctatctccttccctccttttcatatatatattatgataagGTATTCTGCTACCAATAAAAtacctgttttaaattttatttctaactgTGGCTATAAATTTGTCCTGagtcatttctgttattttatgtgGTTTCCCTTTTTTGATAAATGAGAAAGCATACcatatatatgcaaaatatttggCAGATTGAAGTTACTTTCTACTGTAGCAGTGTTTTCCTTTGATTGAATTATAATATTCAGATTTTAGTGGATTTATATGACAAGGTTGTTGATAGTGGACATGAACTTCTACCAGGAAGCAggagttaacatttttttttaataatagggGTTTATACACTGCTTTAAATGtggttcttcatatatttttactattttttttagtgtcttctttttttctcctaataGTAAAGGAGTTACATCAAAATTTATGGTATTCTCTGATGGAGTATGCTAATAATCACTTATAGCAAGttattataattttgaataaattctcACACAAAAGATaatcaatgcctgaccaggcggtggcgcagtggatggagcgtcggactgggatgcagaggacccaggttcgagaccccgaggtcgcgagcttgagcacaggctcatctggtttgagcaaaagcccaccagcttgaacccaaccaaggtcgctggctccagcaaggggttactcggttcgctgaaggcccgcggtcaaggcacatatgagaaagcaatcaatgaacaactaaggtgttgcaacgtgcaatggaaaactaatgattgatgcttctcatctctctctattcctgtctgtctgtccctgtctatccctctctcagactcactccttgtctctgtaaaaaaaaaaaaaaaaaagaatcaaatcagaAGTTTTATCACTGTTGACTTTGGCCAAATTTTAACACAGGTGGAAAAGGGCACACTGGTTCTGTATAATTCCTTACTGTACCTTTAGTAGCATGAATCTTAACACTTGTGCAGAAGTAGCTTCCCTTACTACAATATCTGTTATCCTAAAAGTCTCCCCAACAGCTACAGACTGCTTTCATCGTGGGGGAGAATTACTGGGGCAGATGGCTGAGGTAATAGCCACTTGATCTGCAGATGCTAACTCTAAGCTTGCACTCTTATAGTATGGTGTGAGAGGTTAAAGTGaaaagtgttgttgtttttttttaatcttctcaaaAAGGATTGCAAgcttaactttattttaaaatgtgtatattattaaccagtattatttaataatttgaatACTTGTTGAACTCTAGTTAGCAATTAATTTTCACCATACTTtagtctgaccaggaggtggcgcagtagatagagcatcagactgggatgtggaggacccaggttcgagaccccaaggtcgacagcttgagcacagactcatctggtttgagcaaagctcaccagcttggacccaaggtcgctggctcaaggaaggggttactcagtctgctgtagccccacggtcaaggcacatatgagaaagcaatcaatgaacaacctttctaatgccgtgaccccgcaatacagttcctcgtgatgcggtgaccccaaaccaaaaaataattttggtggctacttcataactgtaattttcctTCAGTTAtaattcggaatgtaaatacctgatatgcattatgtattttccaatggctttaggcgaccccaccagagtcgcgacccacaggttgagaaccgctgaactaaggtgtcgcaacgaaaaactaatgattgatgcttctaatctctctccattcctgtctgtccctatctatccctctctctgactctctcactgtctctgttaaaaaaaaaaaattcaccatacTTTCAAATTAAATGGTGCTAATATTCATGTCAGAATGTCACAGTTTTGACTTTGgaacacagtttttatttttatgtccatCTTTGTGTTAAATAAGAGCTTATAACatattttcttactaattttgTACCTTTATGTAATAACATACCAAGGTCAAATATCTTATAATATTAAACTTCTGTTAACCAAATTAcagtatacattattttatagtaaaaCTCTTTCCATGGATGAGTATACTTTTaggatattttaaagattattgtTAAATGGTGCTTATTATAGTACACATATAtgcaaaaaatactttattgccaTGCAGCTGTTATCAAACTGAAACTAACCTTAAATTTAGGGTTTGAGTGAACGTAAAGAATAAGCCATTCAATAGCCATCACATATTTATCTTATTATAAACTCttagaacataaaattaaaattattaatgtcATAAAAAGCCAGAAATTCATTTGTATAATCATCTATTAAGTCTGTTTTGATCAGGCATAAGCTAGATCAACTGTATTCACTTGTTGGAAttttgtaacatttaaaaaattgaaatatattcaCTCAAGTAGAAAACTTTTATGccagaaaaatgaattaataaacatAGTACAATTTTATAGCAGTGAAAATGAATGAACTGCAGCTACCTGCATCAACATGGGTGGATCCTAGAAACATGTTGGGTGAAAAAAGCTACAGAACATTCTAGTATGATACCACTTataaaaagttcaaaaagaaGCATACTAGATACAAATATGGTAAAACTGTGAAGGAACCAGGGAATGATGAATACTAAAATCAAGTCAGTGGTTACCTGGGGGTAAGGGTCAGAGTGCAGAGAGCAAACGATGAATCGGAGAGGAACCAAAGGAGTTCCCACCACATTCTGCTTACAAATCAGGCGGCAGTGTCACAGATGTTCATTCATTACTGTGCTTTATGCCTCCCATGTACATTGCTTATACTCTCTGGTATGTATCAGACAATTTCTGTTTTAGAAAATTGTAAATATCCACATTTTTCCTGTTCTTATTGAAGTTTAAGGCTTTCTATTCCATCCAAATTCTCATTTTAATCTTGAATTTTAATGCTACAATTGAAGATTTCTTATcaaatctttaaacaaaaataattgcaaattaaACTAATCAGTGtaagaaacatttatattttgtaaGTATTCCTAAAGTTAGCACTTGTAATAGTTTAGTTTTATAATTCCTTTATATTCTTCTAAACCATGTGAAGCTTCTAGATGCATACAAGTTAGCAGCAGGGacttgaataaacaaaaaatgaaaataaacagtacaaataacaaaaacataataATCTTTCCTAGCTTGTGGAAACTCACTTTAAatcaaactttaattttttttccactgaaaTGAAAACAACCACTATTTAGTTTTTGAGGTGTTAACTCTGGAGTCCAAGTAAACCAAactgttttctgaaatatttgctgGGAAGCTATactgtggtaccttgagatacaaacttaattcgttctgtaaccgagctcgtaagtcagtcaattcatatatcaaactgccgatactggacccggcGCCAACGTGCCagctagcggcagcttcctgaatcatgactcgtatctcagaatttcgctcggatctcaaacaaaaatacggaccgagtcgcagttcatatcttaaaaattcgtatgttggtctgttcgtatctcaaagtaccattTACAGTATTTTCCAGTCCAGCCTACATATCTCTTCCAGTTCAAGTGCCTATTTGGTGGTAATCTTACCAGTTCCAATTTGAAAGAGTTGCACACTAGTAAAATAATACACtgtgtagaaaacaaaaatattcaagcTGTTTTTCCTATAAAACAGACCTTCCATCTGGAAGACCCAGCACCATCTTCCTAATAGCTCCGGGAGTTCCCTTTCTAGGGACTGCTTATAGTAGAGCAGTTACCCTCTGCTCTCCCTGGGCATTCACCAGAGCTTGCTTTGGGGACTTACAGGCTTAGAGCTGCTTTTGACCCAGATGAGAAGAACAGGAAGcactttaatatatttagtgGTCTGCTGTGCTGCCTATTGAAACCTTCCTCCTTCTGCTTTGGCATCACCAGGATTTATGGGCCTGTGGATAAGTGGGAAAGGAGAAGGTTCTTTGGAATTTAGAAATGTAACACTTCTAAAATTTTTCACACTCAGAGAATGccctaatttttttgtgtgtttgcacTTGAGCAGTTCAGTAGATTtgaaatttatcttatttttctggtAAGGATAAGAACGGAAGGAAATATTCAAATTATCTGAATAGGGTGGACCTAGGACCAAAGTCGGCAAACTTCTGTAAAGAcccagatagtaaatattctaGGCTCTCTTTGTTGCTTGTATATCTGGGATTTGAGCCAAACTGGGAGGAGCATTTCTAATTGCTATGAAAAAGtgtcacagaagaggaaacatttGATTGGAGGCTAAGAAGAGATAGCCACCAAAGTGTAGGAGGGCAGAGGATCGCCAGCAGCAGAAGTTGGTTGCCCATCCAGAGACACAGATAGAAGACTATAGATCAGTCCACATGGCTGGAATCGGGGCAGTGAAAGGGGAAGTAATTACTGAGTTGGAGGACAAAGTGCCTGTAGATCATACTGGGGAAgtagaatttttatattatagaatAGTAGCTCTCAACATGTTTTTAGCCCCACAACAAAAGCTTTTTTGGAAGTTCAGCGTGTAAAATAAATAACCTTTGGTATAACTATTCCATTTAACAGAGATTAGGGACCCAGTCTCTACTCTGTAGTAACCTCAAAGGGGTTTCACAAAACCCTCCGGCTCCATCCAACCTTTTGCCAGCTAGTATTGGAGGGACCAGTGAAGTGTTTTAAGATGGAGAATCCTGCACTTAGACTTGTGTTTTCAGAAGGTCACtgtaaggcagcggttctcaacctgtgggtcgcgacccacagattgagaaccactgctgtaaggCAATGTGAAAGATGGTTCTGAGGCAGATGGGACTGGAGGTAGAAAGACCACTCAGGCTTCTGCACAGAGAAGAGATTTTGAGGATTTGAACTATAATAATAGTAGAAATGGAAAGAGCACATTAAAGGAAATGTagtagataatttaaaaataatcaatgcCCCCCAAAACAAGAAAtgtattagaaaattatattcaCAGTCAAacaaggagaaaggggaaggaagtaGTCTGGCAAGGTGTTTGTCTTGGTAACTGAACTGATGATAGTATCATTTGCAAGTTACAGCAGTAATTGTGTCTTGAATTGTCTTGTTCTTTATAGCTCACAAAGTGCTTTCACATGCATTATGTCAGTCATTCCCTAGCCACCCCTTAGTACTAGCTTTTGTGGCATAACTTCTACTGAGCCTTCATTCTCATTGACTTTGCTCACTAGTCCTCCCCTTGAAAGCTCTTACCCTTGATCTCTGACATTCCTGATCCCCTGGGTATTTCTTtagttcttcttccttttgtctttATACATAGGTACTCCTCAGAGCATCTGGACCTGACCGCCCCTTATTTCTCCCATGCTAGTATCCATTATTGTGATTTCATTTATCTCAGCAAAGatatctctctcacacacacacacacacacacacacacccaatcctgttttctgaattttagtttattttcagcTCCCCGTTCATTGGGCATCACTAACTATTCATTGAACTCTGTATATAGAGATGGAAGTAATCATAATCATCTAccttctctctttatttcctaTTTCTGTTAAGGACTTTATTTCTCACTCACTAGGGCTCAAACCTTGAAATTATGTTTGAACTCTTCCTCCACTCATACCTAATCATTTATCAgactgtttctttcatcttcaaaATATTATCTGCCTCTACTGCTTCCTATTCATTACCACTACTGTATTTATACATATGTTCCTGTCAGAATAATTTTGCTAACATATACCCTGGTTATTTTTCTCCCTTGTCTAAAAATCTTCACGAAGTCCAAACTACCAGTAGAATAAAGATTATGTTCGTTATTGTGGAATTGAAAACTTCAAGTATCTAGGTGCAACCTTAGTAAACTTATTTTCTATTATACCCCACCTTGCACTCTACTTTCCAGACAAATTATTTCCTGGTTCCTACACATTTCCTATGTCCCACCTACATCTCTTTGTCACCTGTTACTGTACTTCATCATTTCCAATCACCAAAAATCCAAAATGCTGCATAATAAGTAAAGTCTTTCCCAGGTCTTTGATATTGCCGTCATCTGTTTCCCCTTTGAACTGCTGTAGCGCTTTCTCTGTCTTACAGTACTGCTCACCTCCTGTGTGCTATACATATACACCATCCCCTGTTAAACCACAAGCTCTCTTAGGTCAtgatttatttctgattttttccaGTAGCTCTTTCAGCCTTTATTATTGTGCATTATGTATGGTATACGCTTAGTTAATAGGTATAGAAAGAAATAATCTGATCTTACAGCAACTCAGTCAAGTAGGCAGGGCCAGTAGTATTAGCCCCTTTTGAAAGGTCAGGAAAcaggctcaaagaggttaagaGATTGCCCAAGGCCTGTTGCTGTGTTGCCAGACCACCAGCTGAAACACCATTTTCTAATACCACAGCCATATGTATTCTACTGCACCACACTGCCTCTAAAGTCACTGACATCAGGCAAGCAAAATAGGAGATGTAAGTAGTTTATGAATTGGGTCCAGGTTGGAGGTTTGTGTTTCCAAAATCcaagaattaaaatttattgtaaaaGTCCTGTGctttttttgtaatttctaaGGATCGTAGTCACATAATAATCAATATCTTGATTTTTAgaagtacgtgtgtgtgtgtgtgtgtacttgtatacaagaggaagagaaaagagaaagatggcATTTATTTTGGttgagaaaattaataaaagggaGCGGATGACAAACAGGAAATACTTAGCATACCCCAGATTTTGAAAATAGGGCAAAACCACTTGAAAGGAAAACCACCATTTGTATCTGTTGTCACTGATTGCCACTCTTCAAAGAATGACAGCATGCATGTTGGGACGATCCTTGAAAACTTAATGGCTTTACTCTCTAAATACtgtcaaaatttttctttcttttctaaaatcatgtttgttttttctttcctagtAATCAttacttttgttaattttaattttttaaagattttgttaattgattttacagagagaggagagagaggggcggggaagtaagaagtatcaactcatagctgcttcactttagttgttcactgattacttgtTGTCTGTGCCttaagcaggcaagcccagggcttcgaaccagggacctcagcattttaggttgacgcccatccattgcaccaccacaggccaggcatttttgttaatttaaaaaaaatattccagtaatgcttcttttctcttcctttaccagaagaagaagaagagcaggTGCCCACTGATGGGGGGACATCAGCAGAAGCCATGCAAGTTCCCTTGGAAGAAGACGATGAACTGGAGGAGGAGGAAATTATTAATGATGAGAATTTCCTCGGTAAGAGACCGTTAGATAGTCCTGAAGCTGAAGAAATGCCTGCCGTGAAGCGACCACGACTGATATGCACTAAAGGAGACACCCTGGATGTAGTATTATTGGAAGCCCGAGAACCGCTCAGCTCAATCAACACTCAAAAAATTCCACCGATGCTTTCTCCAGTCCACGTACAGGACAGTACAGACCTCACACCTCCGTCACCAGAGCCACCAATGTTAGCTCCAGTTGCAAAATCACAAATGCCAACCGCAAAACCCTTAGAAACAAAGTCATTTACACCTAAAACAAAGACTAAAACTAGTTCTCCAGGACAGAAGGCTAAATCACCCAAAACAACTCAGTCACCATCAGTAGTCGGAAGTCCTATTCGGTCACCAAAAACTGTgtccaaagaaaagaaatctcCTGGGCGTTCTAAGAGCCCCAAAAGCCCCAAGAGTCCCAAGGTCATAACCCATATTCCCCAAGCACCAGCCAGACCTGAAACACCAAATAGGACTCCTTCAGCTACAATAAGTGAAAAAATTAGTAAAGAGACCCTTCAGGTAAAACAAATACAAACACCCCCTGAGGCCGGGAAGCTGAACAGTGAGAATCCCCCAAGAAAGGCTGTTGTGGCAGACAAAACAATTGACGACTCTATTGATGCTGTGATTGCGCGAGCTTGCGCCGAAAGAGAACCAGATCCTTTTGAGTTTTCTTCTGGGTCAGAATCAGAAGGAGACATTTTTACCAGCCCTAAGCGAATTTCAAGTTCAGAATGTATGACTCCAAAAGCTTCCACTTCCTTGAACAATTTCACTAAATCAGGATCCACTCCTCTGCCTCTTTCCTGTGGAACTTCAAGTTCTGATAATTCCTGGACAATGGACGCCTCTATTGATGAGGTTGTACGGAAAGCAAAAATGGGAACAGCCTCCAACGTTACACCCAGCTTTCCAtacctctcctctccctcagtcTCTCCTCCCACGCCCGAACCTCTGCACAAGCTGTACGAGGAGAAAACCAAGCCGCCGTCCTCAGTGGACATcaaaaagaagttgaaaaaggaactgaagacaaaaatgaaaaagaaagagaagcagagagacagggagagggaaagagacaaaaGCAAGGACAAGAATAAAGAGAAGGATAGagttaaagagaaggaaaaagaaaaggaggccaGCAAGGAAGCCAAGTATCCATGGAAGGAGTTCCTCAAAGATGAAGAGTCAGATCCctataagtttaaaataaaagaatttgaagAGGTTGATTCCAAAGTGAGATTGAAAGATGGACTtgtgagaaaggagaaggagaaacataaagataagaagaaagatagagaaaaaagcaaaaaagataaagagaagcgAGACAGAGACAAAGTGAAAGATAAGAGTCGTGAGGAGAAGGTGAGAGTGGCCCCGGCCCCTCTGATGCTGCCTTCCAAGGACATGGCTCTGCCCTTGTTCAGCTCCATGGCCGTGCGCATCCCAGCCATGCTGCCCTCTCTGTCACCAGTGCTTCCTGAAAAACTgtttgaagaaaaagagaaacctaaagagaaggaaaggaaaaaggataaaaaggaaaagaagaaaaagaaggagaaggaaaaggagaagaaagagaaggaaagggaaaaagagaagagagagagagagaagagagaaaaagaaaaggagaaacacaagcatgaaaaagtaaGCAGTTTCTCATTTTTGGCACTATCTGAAAAAAGTCCTTTTGAAAAGTGCAGGTAAACAAATCCAGCTGTTATATCTGTATTTCGGATGCTGGAAATATGTGTGTAATGGgtttacaaaatttaatttaaattctaaaacCCACAAACTTGTAATCAAGCCCCGTGTACACTGGAAAGTGCTAAAAATACATAGCCCAAGAGGACTCTTAACTACAGACTATAAACTCTATTAACCATACACATTTCtggcagtcttttttttaaaatctgtaatcTTAAGCTGTgaataatatttttgtaattttcaggCCTACTACATGCTATTTTGTACCCAAATATCAGGTACCCAAAAAAGACAGCATCTGTTTTTCTAAGAGCTTGCAAAACCACGGCACTATTTAAAGAGGATAACTAGGCCCAAAGGAGTTTTTCcttactcacttttttttttggatgagcCATTTTTGCAAGAATTTAATGTTATGGCTGTCTACTACTTTCTGTAGTATTTCTTATCCTTCTCTATTTTCTGCTTTAATAAGATTAGGACATATTTCTTAGTATCTAGGCTGATCTAACAGCCTGGATGGTGGGCAGAAAATGATCCCAAATATTTACAGTGTAAGTAAGTCAGCCTTCTATATAGTATATAGCCAAAGAAACTGGTATGTATCCTGCAGTTTTGTAGAAACTAAGACTTCAATCCTTTGGGCTCAGGATGTGACCTTTGCTTTAGTGGGTTTGCTCTTCAGTCCATGGTCCTTTGGATTACAGTAGTTGATGAttgatttgaaaattttttcaaactCTTAAAAGGTGTCCAAATATCTTTGGTGCCATATACACAGATCCTTGGAgatccttcctctgctctctagAAGCATTTCTCCATGAGGTTTACTACAAAATAATACACAGTCATTTTTCCATGTAATAAAAGATGATATATTTGACCTAGAGCAGATCTATTGCCAATACTtttgcaatattttaaattttaaacttaactAAAAGAATTAGTTTAGCTGATAAGAAGTGATGGCAACTCTCACATTTTTCTgcctaactttattctttctctaataaatagcccttggctattttaaatacaaaaaaatagaatggaaatTCTGATATTAATAATTGAACATTGGCAAGTTAACAGAAATTCACCTTGCATTTTCATTGTAATCattttatagttatattttatttgtgtagtacctggcacttccacatacctgttttcttctaacacATCTGTGACACAGGTCCAGCAGGTATTATCAACATTTACCGATGAGACACTGAGCCTGAGAGAATGATTTGTCCAATTCACAGTCACACAACCAGCAAGAGCCAGCTCATACACATGCAGGTATATACCTCACCTTTCAGAATGTTTACTACTAGAGGTCTTGCCTGGCAGCCCTTAGTCATTTATCCATCATGTACCTAGTAACTTGGTAGCTGAGCTCTCAGGGAATCAAATAGGATACTGTTGCTTTCATCACCATCTTTACTTTGGAGATTCAGTGGGGTTGTGTCAACAGCTGTTATGAATTTGAGTAAAGACCATCAGATTAGCTTTGTAACAACAGTTTGTCTTTCCTCAATATCTA
The sequence above is drawn from the Saccopteryx bilineata isolate mSacBil1 chromosome 5, mSacBil1_pri_phased_curated, whole genome shotgun sequence genome and encodes:
- the TAF3 gene encoding transcription initiation factor TFIID subunit 3 isoform X2, producing MCESYSRSLLRVSVAQICQALGWDSVQLSACHLLTDVLQRYLQQLGRGCHRYSELYGRTDPILDDVGEAFQLMGVSLNELEDYIHNIEPVTFPHQIPSFPVSKNNVLQFPQPGSRDAEERKEYIPDYLPPIVSSQEEEEEQVPTDGGTSAEAMQVPLEEDDELEEEEIINDENFLGKRPLDSPEAEEMPAVKRPRLICTKGDTLDVVLLEAREPLSSINTQKIPPMLSPVHVQDSTDLTPPSPEPPMLAPVAKSQMPTAKPLETKSFTPKTKTKTSSPGQKAKSPKTTQSPSVVGSPIRSPKTVSKEKKSPGRSKSPKSPKSPKVITHIPQAPARPETPNRTPSATISEKISKETLQVKQIQTPPEAGKLNSENPPRKAVVADKTIDDSIDAVIARACAEREPDPFEFSSGSESEGDIFTSPKRISSSECMTPKASTSLNNFTKSGSTPLPLSCGTSSSDNSWTMDASIDEVVRKAKMGTASNVTPSFPYLSSPSVSPPTPEPLHKLYEEKTKPPSSVDIKKKLKKELKTKMKKKEKQRDRERERDKSKDKNKEKDRVKEKEKEKEASKEAKYPWKEFLKDEESDPYKFKIKEFEEVDSKVRLKDGLVRKEKEKHKDKKKDREKSKKDKEKRDRDKVKDKSREEKVRVAPAPLMLPSKDMALPLFSSMAVRIPAMLPSLSPVLPEKLFEEKEKPKEKERKKDKKEKKKKKEKEKEKKEKEREKEKREREKREKEKEKHKHEKIKVEPVVPAPSPVIPRLTLRVGAGQDKIVISKVVPAPEAKPAPSLNRAKTPPPVPAPATVPVHVTPAPVPLPLLAQSTASPALIPPPSPAVSGAGSSKAPVRSVVTETVSTYVIRDEWGNQIWICPGCNKPDDGSPMIGCDGCDDWYHWPCVGIRAAPPEEMQWFCSKCGNKKKDKKHKKRKHRAH
- the TAF3 gene encoding transcription initiation factor TFIID subunit 3 isoform X1 translates to MCESYSRSLLRVSVAQICQALGWDSVQLSACHLLTDVLQRYLQQLGRGCHRYSELYGRTDPILDDVGEAFQLMGVSLNELEDYIHNIEPVTFPHQIPSFPVSKNNVLQFPQPGSRDAEERKEYIPDYLPPIVSSQEEEEEEQVPTDGGTSAEAMQVPLEEDDELEEEEIINDENFLGKRPLDSPEAEEMPAVKRPRLICTKGDTLDVVLLEAREPLSSINTQKIPPMLSPVHVQDSTDLTPPSPEPPMLAPVAKSQMPTAKPLETKSFTPKTKTKTSSPGQKAKSPKTTQSPSVVGSPIRSPKTVSKEKKSPGRSKSPKSPKSPKVITHIPQAPARPETPNRTPSATISEKISKETLQVKQIQTPPEAGKLNSENPPRKAVVADKTIDDSIDAVIARACAEREPDPFEFSSGSESEGDIFTSPKRISSSECMTPKASTSLNNFTKSGSTPLPLSCGTSSSDNSWTMDASIDEVVRKAKMGTASNVTPSFPYLSSPSVSPPTPEPLHKLYEEKTKPPSSVDIKKKLKKELKTKMKKKEKQRDRERERDKSKDKNKEKDRVKEKEKEKEASKEAKYPWKEFLKDEESDPYKFKIKEFEEVDSKVRLKDGLVRKEKEKHKDKKKDREKSKKDKEKRDRDKVKDKSREEKVRVAPAPLMLPSKDMALPLFSSMAVRIPAMLPSLSPVLPEKLFEEKEKPKEKERKKDKKEKKKKKEKEKEKKEKEREKEKREREKREKEKEKHKHEKIKVEPVVPAPSPVIPRLTLRVGAGQDKIVISKVVPAPEAKPAPSLNRAKTPPPVPAPATVPVHVTPAPVPLPLLAQSTASPALIPPPSPAVSGAGSSKAPVRSVVTETVSTYVIRDEWGNQIWICPGCNKPDDGSPMIGCDGCDDWYHWPCVGIRAAPPEEMQWFCSKCGNKKKDKKHKKRKHRAH
- the TAF3 gene encoding transcription initiation factor TFIID subunit 3 isoform X3 — protein: MQVPLEEDDELEEEEIINDENFLGKRPLDSPEAEEMPAVKRPRLICTKGDTLDVVLLEAREPLSSINTQKIPPMLSPVHVQDSTDLTPPSPEPPMLAPVAKSQMPTAKPLETKSFTPKTKTKTSSPGQKAKSPKTTQSPSVVGSPIRSPKTVSKEKKSPGRSKSPKSPKSPKVITHIPQAPARPETPNRTPSATISEKISKETLQVKQIQTPPEAGKLNSENPPRKAVVADKTIDDSIDAVIARACAEREPDPFEFSSGSESEGDIFTSPKRISSSECMTPKASTSLNNFTKSGSTPLPLSCGTSSSDNSWTMDASIDEVVRKAKMGTASNVTPSFPYLSSPSVSPPTPEPLHKLYEEKTKPPSSVDIKKKLKKELKTKMKKKEKQRDRERERDKSKDKNKEKDRVKEKEKEKEASKEAKYPWKEFLKDEESDPYKFKIKEFEEVDSKVRLKDGLVRKEKEKHKDKKKDREKSKKDKEKRDRDKVKDKSREEKVRVAPAPLMLPSKDMALPLFSSMAVRIPAMLPSLSPVLPEKLFEEKEKPKEKERKKDKKEKKKKKEKEKEKKEKEREKEKREREKREKEKEKHKHEKIKVEPVVPAPSPVIPRLTLRVGAGQDKIVISKVVPAPEAKPAPSLNRAKTPPPVPAPATVPVHVTPAPVPLPLLAQSTASPALIPPPSPAVSGAGSSKAPVRSVVTETVSTYVIRDEWGNQIWICPGCNKPDDGSPMIGCDGCDDWYHWPCVGIRAAPPEEMQWFCSKCGNKKKDKKHKKRKHRAH